Below is a window of Cheilinus undulatus linkage group 8, ASM1832078v1, whole genome shotgun sequence DNA.
ccgtTGAAGACCTATGGAgggatctcaaaactgctgctACAAGAAGCatccttcaaatctgagaaatctggagcagtttacaaaagaaaagtggttcaaaattccagttgagagatGTAAGAAGCTTGCTggtggttataggaagcgattggtttcagttatttttttccaagggtgtgcaaccaaatatcaAGTTGAAGGTGCCagcaattttgtctggcccattttttttgacttttgggtaaaattgtgtcaatttttccttttttcttctgcttgcttttttgtgttgttccaatgcacataaaggaaatacacatgttatgcaaaaaacatttgttattgcaacaatttctgggagaaatggtgtattttctggaaaaattccaggggtgccaatactttcgtccatgactgtacatctGCACTGTAACACACCCTCCTATCAGTTTTGCAGTAATTGGCTTAATGTGAACTGAGAGTATAGAAGGTTCTGCAATGTTTTATGAGTCCAAGTACTTAGGACTGGTATCAGCACTGATACCTGATACTGGTATTGGTATCTGTGCATCTGTACCTAAAATGTTTGTCAATGAAGATACTTTTTTGGGGTTAGCCATTAGCCATTTGGGTTAGTTAGCCAttactttttatgcccattgccaactctgtcagatgttgaCTCTAATAGGtgagttttgtttgttttacaaaaaatgcattatcttcctttatttttattctgcttatttttttaaaatactagCTACTTAAAAATAAGTAAgtgaaaatgatgcattttattACTAAATATCATTGCTGAATACCTGTATTGGATAACTGAAAACTTGACGTTCGTCTATAACTAATTaagtaaatattaaataaaattttgagtctgatggagttgacaaaaatgaagatatgatgggcaaaaaaagtcatattttgaaatcaatgtTGAATTTAAAATCTGTTACTTCATGCAGTTCAACCTACACTCATACCCAGttcaacagtgttaattttagcagctgtttttaattctgGTCTTAGTCTTTAGAAGAAATATcttgtagttttagtcacattttagtcttttctacccattttagttttagtctagttttagtcatcttaatgaaaactaaacttacttatagtcagttttagtcatcaaagttctaattttgttagtcttagtctagtttttgtcatggaaaaaggctgtcgaacatttgtagtcatagttttagtcaacacaATTAACACTGCAGTTTAAGTTATTGTAGGAAAACAAAAGTACAAACATGTTGGAAcaagttttgtcccttttctaaAGTATTTGTGATATTTATCCTGTATGTTCTTTCTTTCACACATCTGAtgtaaatatacaaacaaaaatagaggttttcaattaaatttgacatttaaagcctatgCATAAGTGTGGGGAAACAACTGATTTATGTGGcttgcaatggatcatttctgatgtaaaaatgtcccttttttaacattattgaaagagccacatgtggctcaagagtcTACATTGAGTATTACTGGTTTGAGTTATGCTGCTGTTTCCAGTACTGTGTATGAACAGGGGAAATAATTAGTTAGTAGAGGCTATCTATTGGACGACAAAGCTTATGGCTAGAATCATACCTGAAGATGTTCTGTGGATGTTAATGGTTGAGTTGAGCTCAGGACTTCCTTGGTCTAAGTAGATGATTGACTCTATGGGCAGAGGTCCTGAGCATTCTGCTCCATTGAAGGTAAAGTACCACCTCTGGCAGCACGCATTCTTACACTTCAGTCTAAGGGAACCACTGAAGAGAACTCTCAGGGCGCTGTCTGAATGAAGCTTTGTGAATGTACAGTCCTGAAACACACCACAGAGACAGTTTGCCACCTTAAAGTAGCCAAGTGGTTGTGAATCATTTCTTCACTGTAAAACACCGTATCAGGATACTTACAGCTACTTTACCCAGGTCAATTCCATAATTCAGAGAGTTCCAAGCACACTGCTTGTAGTTGGGCCTCCAGGGCTGTTCAAAGATCTCATTAACACACTCTCCTTTTTCCCCCTTGAGCCCATCACGACCAGGGATGCCCGGCGTACCTGGAATACCATTGGTTCCTGGGTTACCCTCTCTGCCAGGGATGCCTGCTGGACCCTGCATGCAACTGCCAAACtgcaaacagaaataaaggtgAGAAATGTTGAAAGTAGAAAATGACAGAACGACACAATACATCACCATCACTGTTACCTAAACccctgtgtttttgtctttcataATGCTTCCCTGTTTTGGCTGCATGCACCACAAACACCTGAAGGCTGCCAGATCACACCTCATTAACCAGTCATGTAGACAATTACACTGTCATAAGGCTGAAAAAGGGGCAATTACAGCTTTGATTTAAATCAAGACAAAGCAAAAGATTCTGTAACCATGCATCCATTAgttgaattaaatattttgtgttaatGAGGAATGGAAGGCTTGGTGATAAACTAGCAGGAGTCTGGCCACACATCCCTTTGAGTGattcattgtcttgctgaatcTCCTACTATGTTTACACAGATCTTTCTCAAGCTGACTCACAGACAACACACAGAGACTAGGAAGCTTGCCAGAATTTCCCTACCACATACAGAGATAGACACAACGAGGATCCAAGATTACTTTGTGTATTATTTTctctaaaaacacatttgacCAAGAGATTACAGAGTGTAAGGTCAGTGTtgaaactttttcatttttaagttttattttgactCGGTTTGTATTTGTCATTTTGTGCTTATTTCTTAAGTTGGTACAGACATAAACTGACACGTAAACTTACTTCCTGCCCTTAAGCAAACAATGATGCCGAAGgattttgatctgttttttccttttcctcagcAGGCAGCTGTAGAGCTGTTATAGGGGCACATGGCCAAAAGGcattaaggcaaaaaaaagtccCCATGCAAGTGAACAAAGAGCTCTCACTCCAGTTTCTACATCTTGTCTTGACTCGAGTCTCTGAGGTAAAAGGAAGCTATTTTCTTCATGAAAAACCTATATGGGGAAAAATTGCTTAAATAAAAGGAGAATAATAGTCATCTTATGTCAGCTGCTGATGGAGCAGATGGTTCAGAGTCTGCTTTAGTCATCAAGTGGCTAGAATGCTGGAGCAGCCTGGAGACATGAGGTCACTATCTCGTCTGTAATGAGGCCAATACATTGGGAGTTGGTGCGTGTGTGCTAACAGACCAGGAATTGGTCCTCCACAGACACAGGAAGTCTTTAATGCACCTTAGCTGGgagaaaatacagaataaaTCTCTTTGGTTGATATTTAGCTAGGAAATGTCTCAGTATTTTATTATGGGTTGTATTTTTGGAGACATTTCAAAGTAAGCTAATGAATGGAGCCTCTGTCTACATAGCTACACAGCTGAATTTTACATTTGCTACCAGCCTGCTGTTCCTATAGCGGTGAAAGCTGCCTGTGTGAATTAAAAACTGGCCCTTCTGACTATTAGTAGCAAACAGTCAGTTACTGTATATGAGATGTAAAGGCTGCATTTGACACACCGGCACGGGTTGCTTTTCATGCACTGGTCAACACTGAAGCAAGGACTGAAGCTCTCCAGGAGCATGCAGAGGTTGGATATAATGCTTGGCTTTGAGAGGTGTGCATTACACAGAATCTGGAGAGGATGCAAAATAGGATTTTATGATTACCACTTGGTTCAAATAAGAGGATCTTCTTCCTTCAGAGTGTGAAGTGCAGTTTGGCTTTTCTGCATCATTTCCAGTACACTAGATACAGATGTTAAcataagattttattttgtactcCTACCAAGGGGTAACATTTTACAAAAGGGCACACAAAAATTAGCAAAGATACTTGATAAAGATGACTAACTATTACTGAACCAACAGAAATATTGGCATAATTACTAGTCACGACTAAGTAGCTTACTACTCATAAACCAACACAAAAGCTGGCACAGGTATGAGGTAATGAATGAATAGCTGACTACTAGTTAACCTGGATGCAGAGGAGTAACTAGCTGCTGATTAACCTACACTAAAATTGGCATAGTTACTTGGTAATACATGAGTTAACTGCAGATAACTGCAAGTTAAACTACACAAAAACTGACCCAGTTACTCATCACCGACTGTGTGActtaggccagtggttctcaacgtgggggtcaggaccccctggGGTCACAAGCCGAGGCAGACCTCCCCATTAGGCAAAGGCAGGCCTTGGGCCACTGACCTCTAGGGGCCTCCTGAACACATAACAAACCCTTTCTCCTGCACTAGCCTATAATGTAATATagataatataatataaatatcagtgtgaattataatttactttttagttctttcatttgaaaaacTCATTTGGAGTCACAGGTATTTTGACAAATATCTTTTATATTAAACAAATATACTAACAAATAGAAcatatttagtcacttttagGGGTTTTGGttggtaaaaacatgaccaaaaagaaaaaaaaatccaaaatgaacaattttttcttttcctttaagtAAATTGTCATTTGTTTCTATGCTTTGTTGTCATTTGGTTACCAGATGTTAATTTAGAGTCtccaaataaacattttaaaaactacctGGACATTTCTGAACAAATAACATTGCTTAACAatcatttttagttgtttttacaTCAAATTATAAGAATTTAAAAGGGGAGAGAGCAGTGGATGTGGAGGGCACCATCTGTGTTCGCCTAGGGCCCCACATGTGTTAAATCTGCCACTgatcacaagacactgagaagCCAGATGCTTTCTAAGAAccaaagaatatttcaaaatttgttcaaattgtatattttaccaatttttaatacaaataaaattgcTCATGCAAACTTTGTGCATCTAAAAGAAAAGAAGTCAAGACAAAACtgatagttaaaaaaaagttaacaggTATTCGATGTGTAAATCAtcatattttataaaataaatgattactTTGAGTTGATTAACATACTGGGTAGTTATTGAACTCTGAATCATTACTTTATGATTCATACCCAAGTTTGTTACTCATTGTTCCCTAGGTTTTTCTTGCCTGTTCATTTATCACCTAATAAAAGTTCTGTTATCTTATGACTTTTGCTTGGTAATGCCTATTAGTGTACTTTAATCTACACTTTATTTACTGCTGAGAGGAACTGCTGGAGCTGTACATCTCAAAGTGGGGGTTGCAAACATTAACGGTCCAGAGGGTCAGCAGAGTCCAAGCAACATAAGCAAAAGTTTCACTTTCATTTGAATCCCAAGAGATTTAGGAGGCTAATGTGTGCCGGCTTTGTTCTCTAACACTCCACCTACAGCTTGCATCGTTATGTAATTCAGAAACAACCAGTCCATGATTTGGGCTGCTGTGAGTTTTGCAGTGAGCTTGAATGGCTGAATCCTGCTATTCCATAATTCATACCACCCTCaacgggccaatcaaaatttCTATCACAGCCACAGTGAAACAGCTTTAGTTTTCTCTGGCAGTAAAGCCATATAACTAAACAGTGTGAGCCAGACCCCCCACCTATTTAGGGGATTTCATTCTGCCCACCATGAGCAGCAAAACCTGAAATATTAGTGGACTTTCTGACCATAGAAAAACTGAGTTCGTCATGTGCTGATTAAACCTTTGTTCCCCCTTAAGTAGGCTAACAGTAGCTCAAAGGCCAGCTACTACTTGAGAATTATCTTCAGagtatttgttttcttttgggAGACTTTAcgtttaaaacagcaaacagcgATGTACGCTAAAAGTCATTATGTGAGCTTGGGAATATAACATGCACATGTCAATAGGCTACGATGCATTCAGGGGAATTTATAAAACGTGCTGAGATAATGAACAAATCTGTGCAACATCATTACACGTTCATAGACAGCCGTGTTTTTATTGACCTCTCCTGATAGAAAGCATAAACTCTCCAGAGCTTTCCTTGTAAACCTGATCTCAGCTTACTGTCTCTTACCTTGTCTGCGTCTGGATCCTTTCGGTATCCTCTATTTCTCACCTTTTCCACGCCATAAAGAGGTAAAGCCAAGCAGATAAGGAGCAGCAGGCGGGCAACAAGAGGAGACATCATACAAAAGACAACGAGCTGTGTGCTCCTTCTGAGGTCTGAAGCAGTTTGACTCTTACTCCAGACAGCTTTAGTGCAGGGGAGGGCAGGGCACGAGGGAGGGAGCCACAACTTCCACAAACCtagtttcaggaaaaaaaaaacccagagcatcCCTAACGACGAGCATCTGGATAGTATAAGGTTGCCAGCGTGCAAAGTATAGAGACACAAGTTCA
It encodes the following:
- the LOC121514043 gene encoding collagen triple helix repeat-containing protein 1-like isoform X2, whose protein sequence is MMSPLVARLLLLICLALPLYGVEKVRNRGYRKDPDADKFGSCMQGPAGIPGREGNPGTNGIPGTPGIPGRDGLKGEKGECVNEIFEQPWRPNYKQCAWNSLNYGIDLGKVADCTFTKLHSDSALRVLFSGSLRLKCKNACCQRWYFTFNGAECSGPLPIESIIYLDQGSPELNSTINIHRTSSVEGLCEGIKGGLVDVAVWVGTCSDYPRGDASTGWNSVSRIIVEELPK
- the LOC121514043 gene encoding collagen triple helix repeat-containing protein 1-like isoform X3, giving the protein MMSPLVARLLLLICLALPLYGVEKFGSCMQGPAGIPGREGNPGTNGIPGTPGIPGRDGLKGEKGECVNEIFEQPWRPNYKQCAWNSLNYGIDLGKVADCTFTKLHSDSALRVLFSGSLRLKCKNACCQRWYFTFNGAECSGPLPIESIIYLDQGSPELNSTINIHRTSSVEGLCEGIKGGLVDVAVWVGTCSDYPRGDASTGWNSVSRIIVEELPK
- the LOC121514043 gene encoding collagen triple helix repeat-containing protein 1-like isoform X1 → MMSPLVARLLLLICLALPLYGVEKVRNRGYRKDPDADKCTGNDAEKPNCTSHSEGRRSSYLNQVFGSCMQGPAGIPGREGNPGTNGIPGTPGIPGRDGLKGEKGECVNEIFEQPWRPNYKQCAWNSLNYGIDLGKVADCTFTKLHSDSALRVLFSGSLRLKCKNACCQRWYFTFNGAECSGPLPIESIIYLDQGSPELNSTINIHRTSSVEGLCEGIKGGLVDVAVWVGTCSDYPRGDASTGWNSVSRIIVEELPK